The Sulfurovum zhangzhouensis genome includes the window CCGAAGAGGGAAGGATGCTCAAAAATGCAGGAAATGCACCCTCTTTTGCAGATATTGATACCAATAGTGACGGGAAGATCACTACAGAAGAGTTTCAGGCTCACCAACAACAAAATAGAATGAAGAACAAACCACTTCAGGGTAAATGCGGTAGATAATCTTTTAAAAAAGATATTCATTTTAGTTCATCTATCCAATAAGGCATAAACTTGAAATTTACTAACCAAACGATGCAAGAGATTATTGCAGAGTTGAGCCAAGAGATCACATCTTTACAACCAGGGGATGTGATCTCATTTGATGTACTTGATCCCGATGAAGGCGGTAAATACGCCGGGGAAGAGGTGATCATAGAAGAAAATGTATTTCTCTATCATGGGTATAAAAGTTGGACGGACCTTGCACAACTGCTACAGTGCAAGATGCTGACACCGCATGGCAGTACCTATCCATTTATTACACTACACTTTGAAAAACTTCAGACATTCACATTTCATAATATACTACCAGAGGATAAAAAAGAGAAGTACGGCATTGATTCTATATTTTTCAATATTAATAAAATGGAAGAGCCTGCATTCCTCTACTATTATCTCCAGGCG containing:
- a CDS encoding EF-hand domain-containing protein, producing MLKNAGNAPSFADIDTNSDGKITTEEFQAHQQQNRMKNKPLQGKCGR